The window CCAGCCTCTTTCCCTAGGGAGGCCCTTCTAGACCCCATAGGAGCTCTGGGTCCTCCGGTAGCCTTCAGGGACCATGCCCCACCCACCCTGGAAGGTCCCCTAAGGGAGGTCTCCAGCCCAACGTGTTCCCGTGTCCTTACCCTTGAATGCGATGCCCGCGTTGTTGACCAGCACGTCCAGTCCCCCGTACTCCTTATGCAGGAAGTCACCAAGGGCGCGGATGCTCTGCACGTGGTCGATGTCCAGCAGGTGGAAGCGGGGACTCAGGCCCTTGGCCTGGAGCTTTTTCACCGCCACCTGTCCCCGCACTTTGTCCCGCGCCGTGAGCACCACGTCCCCGGAGAACTGCCGGCACAGGTCCTGCACGATGGTGAAGCCAATGCCCTTGTTGGCCCCGGTCACCAGCGCCACACGGGGGGCCGATGACATGGCTGTGTGGAGAGCAAGCACCACCCTAGGTGGTGAGCAGATGGTGCTATGGGCCCCACGAGGGCTGGTGGTGCAGAGCTCTAATACAGTCAGAGATGCCAGCAGAACTGGGTTCTCAGATCCAGCACTGTGGCTCCTAGTGCCCAAGGCCCCGCCTCAGTCCCTCCATCGAAGGAGGGGCCAAATGTTCTAGCAATTTTCCTAATAACACTATACCAGGTCTGTCCCTCCAGCAGCTGCACCCTGAGCCCAACTGAGTCTCTACCCTCTACTCTAAGAGGTCCCTCCTCTGAGGCAAACAATGGTTCGTGTTGGACTCAAATGCTCCCCAAAAGAAAGGTAGTTGGTGGTGGTTACAGGGGGCTAGAGATTCACGGTAGTTgatctaaaataattttgggaaaaactcaaaaggaaaaaaggggtAGAGAGAATGTCTTGGGAACATGTCCTTCCACTGCAGAATGGGAATGGTTGGGTTCTTCCAAGGTGCAGTGAAATTTCTGGCATAGGAAAAGTGGTTCTGAGGATACAGGTCCCCTTCCTTTCTTAGGAGAAACTCAAGGGGGAGAAATAGAGAATTCGGTCCTGTGATGAGACTTGGCTGTGGGCAGGGCTCTCCCTCAGTGTGATTCCAAAGGTCTCCGAGTGGGAGGGGATGTTTATGAAGACACGGTGGGCCAAGGTATTGATTGGAATGTTTGATTTAATGGTTTCATAATCCCGTTTGCCTAAAGTGCCTATTTTTTGGTTTAGGTTAAGGTCACagttaaaaagtattttacataattaggtgttgttttaaaatatcaaggaGAAAAGACCTATGTGATCACATCAGAGTATTTTTGCAAATTTACGGTAGAGATCCACTGTGTTGTCCTAGACATTGATATTCCTCATGTGTCAATtcagaaatgcaaagtaaaaaattaaatgcaaaataacaGGGAGGAAGTTTGCAGCCCTTTGAAGtgaaaaacttaaaagttttgCTTTCAGGGTCTCTCACCTTTCATTTGGGTGAGGCTGAAAACCCCTGGTGAAGAGTGAAAAATAATCAGTGTAGTAGAGGCACCTTTCCAACATGCATGTTCCTGTGAAGGCAGGCATGTGGTGGACAGTCAGTCAGGCCCACAGGGAGCCAGGCTTGGACGGGGCAGTAAGAATCTTCTCGTCACACTGGTGTCTTGGGCCTCACTCCCCGGGACTCATCCTCCATACCCATTCCATACTCAATTTTCTCCATGTCTCAGAGTGCCCAGGGATGTATCTAAGTTCCCACTGCCATTTCACACTtggtaattgtttctttttcccaatGAGTTAGATATTCAGAGACCCCGGGGGATGTCTTCCCTTCATGGTGTTGTCCATGCCATGCTAGAGGCTGGTACAATGGGCTGCATGCCACATCCAACCATGCTTATTGGTTTGTATATTTTCTGTGGCTTCTTCCATGCTACAACAGCAGATCTGAGGAGATGTGACAGGAGTGTGTCTCCTCAGCAGATCTGAGGAGATGTGACAGGAGTGTGTCTCCTCAGCAGATCTGAGGAGATGTGACAGGCCTGCAAAGCTAAACATATTACTGTCTGCCTCTTTGTATGTTTGCTTACCCTTGAGCGAAACTCTAACTTCTCTTGATCTTATTAGGTGTAGTAGACTTCTTAGCTGGTTCAGCATATAAAGAGTCTGCACAAATAGGCATTTATAGAGATTTATTCATCTCTGgggttatttcatttattctgtccCTTATCCCTGAATTAGTAGCCTCCTCAAATTGAATACTCAACAGGGATAGTTTATACGTTTTCTTGCTATGGAGAGGGATATGACTGACAGTGGAAGAGTCCTTTTGGTGAAAGGAGGGGGGTATCATAAAGGGATCCATGGATGGAGCTGTGAATTAAGCTCACCATTGTTCAACTTTCTTCTCCATAACAAACTCCCCATGAGGTCTGTCAGCATCAGAGGGCAAAAGGGCCAAGTAGACAGGGGTCTCTGCTCCCTCTTCTGGGCTTTTAGAGGCTTTAGGTCCCGCCATGTCTGTTCTCACCCACCCAGGGCAGCAGGCGTTCAGGAGGATCTTGTCACTTCTCCTCTGCTCACTCAGGTTCCTCGCATGGATTCTGGACAGGACCGTGACACCGATTTTTGTCACTCCATAGGCAGTATCAGGCCAGCCCTCCTTCCTGTGCACgcctttctttgtgtcttccacaAACTTGTTCATGAGCCCCACCAGCTCCTCCTCTGTGATGGCCTCGCTTCTAAACTTCTGCTGCAGTTCTGGGCTGCACTTTTTAAGGGCTCTCAGACTCACCACACTAGACACATTCACTACTCTGCCTAAAATACAACACAAAATGTTATGTAGAAAGGCACAAGAACGATAAATACCAATTTCGCTAAGATTTTGTATGAGAAAATTTCCACTTGAGACTTCATTAATTTGCTATAAGTGTTAATGAAGACTGCCTGTATGAGCGAAGACTATGACACGGTCTTGAAACTTGTTATAGCCATAATGTCTCTGATGATGTGTGAGAAATGCTCTAAAGGGGAGGGCACCGAGCAGATGTTCCACAGGAAAATGGAAACGCTGTACAGAAGAACACGATAAGGAGAAGGTAAAGGACACTGCATTCAAGAGTGGATTACCTCTTTCTCCCTAAGGCCACCTTTGGGACCACCTGAGGATCTTATGGTCACTTGGGGATGGTCTACAAACAGGTCTGTACTGACCAATAAAGAGCTGACTGGTGTAAGGAGGACTGGTTTGGAAGGCTGGCACTCTGTTTGAGGATGGTAAAAACAAATTAGTAGAGTGGCCTGACCTGCATGGTGATTTGTCTATGATAGGGTTTTTATGAACTCGGGAGTATGTTATGGCCTGAGAATACGGTCATGGAGAGAGGCAGTCGGAAACTGGGGGATTGAAGGACGTCCATACAGGGCATGGCCCTATGGAAGTCACTGTGGCAATTTAGGGGGCAGATTAAAGTCAGACATGTCAATGCCCCTCAGAAGAACCCCTTCCAGGACTGGAATGGGAGTGGAATCAGCAAGTGGATATCCTGGTGTGCCTGTATGAAGTGGCCATCTGGTCCCTGAGGTGAGTGGAAATGGGAGAGTTACAGCTGGGGTAATTGTTGACATAGACTCTTCCACCctgtgaggcaaaaaaaaaaaaaaaaaaaaaaaaaaaaaaaatgctaagcaCTATTCCATTTCTCAGCAAAAGAGACAAAGACTGGAGATGGTTATGGGAGAGACTGCCTAAGGAGAAGGCCCTGCACAAGGCTGGTAAGTTGGGTTGAAGGTAGTAGCTTGGCAAGTTCCAAATGGGTCCAGACAAGTTAAGACACTATTTCTGGACCAAGCTTTGGGAAAATGCAGAAGACGATGGCAATGTTCATGCAGTATAGCAGGATGAGGACAGAAGATGCTGCAATAGTCTGGACTAAGGAGTTGCATTTGTGCAGGCCAAGCAACACATTTTCATCTGCAGAGAAGTGGTTCCACAGAGAACTGGAACAGGCATCTGAATCCCTGGTTGTCTCAAACACGAGACAAAGGTATTTGGGGCTTAGACACATTCATGAGCATGTATTCACACTCAACATGAGGGGAGTGGGTGCCAAGGGATATTCCCCACTGGACAGATTCTTCTGCTTCGCTGGGGATTCTGGGGAGAGGGCATGGGGGAGGATGCTGACTTAACCTTACAGTCCTTCCCTACATCATCTcaacttccttttcttcctacTCTTACcgtgatcccaggaccagggATGCAACTATGGAAATGGGAAGCAGGGATAATCTGTAATCAAGAAACACTGTAACTGTAGCTTTAAATCTTTACGTCAGAATTCCTAAGGGCATAATGGAGTGGATTGTGCCTTCCCCCATCTGGGAAAACTCGAGTGACAGTGAACATAGCTGTATTGCACAGTGGTTGAGATAGCCACTCCTTCTAGACAGATGCGGCCCTGTCCTGTAGGAGTGGGAGTGGACTAGAAGGCAGGCACTCACTTGACTAGTATCACTGCAGTGAATCAGGACCAGCACAGAGGTTGAAACTGATGTTCCTTTGAAAGGTCAATGCAGAtaacaaggaggaggagggaggcgtGAGGAGGAGGAATGAGGGTAAGGGCATGAACAGTGGGTTATGCAACAAGAGGCATCCAATATTACAGCCCGGGGTAGGGGGGCCATACAGGTGCCCTGTCCACATGGCGACGTACCACTGGCCTGTGGCCATCGGCAGCTCTGACCACATGTGAGTGCGCAGGCCGCTTGCTGGCCATGGGGAGAGGTCTGCACCCAGGCTAGACAGGGCCTAGGAGGGCATcctgaggagaaggagaggcaggaagagaactGTGTGTGTCTGGAGCTCTGGGAATGTTCTAGGCAGGTGACTGATGTTAGGGGGGCCTGAGAAATTTGGAGAGTGAGGAGTCCACTGGTCTGAATAAAAtccctgggagagagggagagggagaagggtccaGGAAGGAATCTTCAGGGTCCTGCACCTGTGAGTGGCATGGAGCGAGtaaaaggcctctctgaggagagaTGTGAAGGATAAGACCGAGGTAGTTGTGAAGGACCAGTGGGACAGAGGGCACTGCTGACTGCAGGACGTGTGTGAGTCCTGAGGCAGAGGGGCACATGTCCAGGAGGAGACCTAGCaaggaggctggtgtggctgaGTAGGGAGAGGGTCCAGGGGTCTgtagatgaggtcagagaggcatCATGGCAGAACCACCACAGCTTGGGCCCCTGATCAGGCTCACCTTGGGGTTTCATTAGAGGCAGCAGTTCTGTGCACACATCTCGGGTACCAAAGAAGTTTGTTTTCATGGTCACTTCTGCTTGAATATGAAACGGTGTGGGATCATTAGCTTCCCGGGGAGAAAGAGAGTAGCGTTAATAGTAGCCTTGTGGGAAAATTCCACAGAATGATATATGTTAAAAAAGTGCATGTGAAGTCTGGTGAATTTTGTGTAAAACTGGCTTCTAGTTTACAGTCTTGTGACACTgacagttttctcatttgataATGCTGTAGTGGTATAAGATGGCACCATTGGGGGAGGCTGGGTGAAGGGGTGGTGCACACATGGGATTTCTTGTTAACCAATTTGtgcagtttcctttttatttcaaaatgcagTAAAAATAACCCAACTGCCTTAAAATCCAATGAGAGAAACTCTCTGACAATCTGGAAAAAATCCCCAGGAATCGGAGGAAGCACAAAGGTCACTCTGGCTGATAAGCGCTGCAATTTCTGTTGGACTCTGCCTGAGCCCCACCCctgtccctccatccctcctcctgccctAAGGAGCCATTTTGGATACCACGCGTCAGGAGCCGGACCGCATGGATTCCCAACAGATGGAGCCCATCCTGGCTGGAGGAGCTCCGGGGGTCCACCTCCCCTTCTAGCTCCCATCCCCTTACTCTTGAAAGCAATGCCAGCGTTGTTGACCAGCACGTCCAGTCCCCCGTACTCCTTGCGCAGGAAGTCGCGCACGGCGCGGATGCTCTGCAGGTCGTTGATGTCCAGCAGGTGGAAGCGGGGACTCAGGCCCTCGGCCTGGAGCTGCTGCACGGCCGCGCGGCCCCGCGCCTCGTCCCGCGCCGTGAGCACCGCGTCCCCGGAGAACTGCCGGCACAGGTCGCGCGCGATGGCGAAGCCGATGCCCTTGTTGGCCCCGGTCACCAGCGCCACTCGGGTGGCTGATGACATGGCTGTGTGCGGGACGCCCGAAGTACTGGCCTGGAGAGCCGACCAGTCTAGTTTGCTCAGCGCGGTGCCTCCGAGTTTAAAGGCAGGGTTTAGTGCGCCTGCGCGAGGCCAAAGGTTGCTAGGGGCGCCCGGGCACGACTCGCCCCCCTTAGGGCGTGGCTTCTCGGGAACCTCAAGGGGGTGGTGGAGAATGGGAGGGGCGACTAGTTTGGTCGCAAAACCCGCGGGTTGGTGGCCAGGGCTGGTCTGAGGACTGCCCCGCCCTGAAGTGGAGGTAATTGTTCCGATTGGCCATGTCACTCACTATATCTAAACTGAACCTTTATTCCTTGGTCTCCGCGAGTTTTTCCTTGTATTCTCCCAACTATTAAACTATTTGCGTGTGCACTTGAAGAAATAGCGTATTtgtctagactttttttttcttcccctggtGTTTAAAGAAATCTCTTGAACTGAAGTCTTTGGAACTATAGTTGTGGAATAAGCTAGGAGTAACATGGCGAGAGATCATGGGTgtgttgttttcttccttaagtATGTGAAAGCAAATCTACTAATCCTTGGCTGTTTTTTTACATAAGTGGGGAGCATTCACTGATACGTCACAGGATTACCTTCTTAGGTGTTTGCAGGGTCATCAGGTTACTTATATCCAGGTCCTGCGGTGTACTGGTGGGAGGGGGGTTTTGAAGCCCTTTCTCAAAATAACTCGTCAGGGTCCATCTTATTTTACCCACCTTAAAGTGAGGAAATGGATCCTTAGAAATTTCGTAAATTAGTTCAGTGTTAggaaatgatttttcttcctcttatttcCTATTTACAACAGAGGAATAGGGgactaattttttattatgttacgttaatcaccatacattacatcattagtttctgatgtagtgatccatgattcattgtttgcgtataacacccagtgcttcatgcagaacgtgccctctttaatacccatcaccaggctaacccatccccccacccccctcccctctagaacccccagtttgtttctcagagtccatcgtctctcatggttcatctccccctccgatttcaggAATAGGGGACTATAAAATCAAATCTCATTTGTGTACTGTCCTCATAGGGGAGCCACAGCCACTAGTggttatttaaatgtaaatttaatagaaataatacaatttaaaattcagtctTTAGTTGCATTAGTTATATTTCAAGCACTCAGTAGTCACATGTGTTAGTGGACACTGTACTGGACAGTGCAGATCTATAGTATTTCTGTCACAATAGAAAGTTACAAGCAATGCTTTAGCTAGATTCCAATTATGTTGCAATTTCAAAGTGGGTTTCCAAGCAgttgcaaaaaacaaaactaacaatcTGGGAAAGACCTTTGCTTTCTTTGAcctaaatttttattgagataattgcaGATTCACATGtagtagtaaaaaaaaacaaaaacaaaacaacacaaaacaaaccaGAGATTCCTTATACTTTACCCCGTTTTCCTCTAGGGTAATATTTTGCAACACTGTAGTACAATATCATAATGAGGATATTGACATCAAAACAATCCACCAAtcatattcagatttcctcagttttactAGTACTTATTATTGCTTATATTGGGATTTATACAATTTTATCACATATAGGTCTGTCTGTCCACCACTACAGTCATCAGCGCAAGGACCCCCAGTGTTGCTTTTTTATAGCTGAACATATCTcttttgccccccccccattccATTGCCTGGGAACCAGTAATCtgttcctcattttaaaaattgttttaaaaatgttacatagATGGAGTTGTGCAGTGTAAcctttgtggattttttttttccccactcaagATATAACTAAGATCTTTGTTTTGGATTTTCCTCTTTTATCCAAGTGTATACTTGGTCTGTCATATGCTGGCCTCTCTCCACACCACTCGCTACTTTCTTCTATAGCTGGGTGAGCCAATGTTATTAAATTCATTAAGAGAGCCATTCACAGATAGCATATGGTGTGCAGGAAATTTTGGGCATGGTGAGGGCCTGCTGTTTCAAAAGGCAAATTCTAAAAGGGCCATGAATTATATTTTCTGCCTGATTTGTTTATCCTTTTAGTACTGATCCCAACATAAGACTTGACAGGTCAATGAGGCAGGACACTCAAGAAAATACAATACATAAAATATCACAGGGAAATAAGAATTTAGCATATGATGAAAGTGGTATTAACAATTATGGGGATAAGAAGGAATTATTCCAAAAATGGTACTGAGGAAAGGGAGTGATAATTGCATGATGTCATCAGTTAatatctaaaaagagaaaaaaagtgctCTCTCACTTTTAAATTTACAGTTTTATAAAtgcaaccataaaacaagtataagaaaatataactaaaatttgTGGGAAAAGGACTTTGTAGGCTAAGAAGAGCGAAGAATCACAAAGGAAAGGATAGATTTGAGTATGGGAAgtgttttgaaactttttttgaaaagcatGCTAATTTAAAGCCAGTGAATTAAGCTCTATTtggatgatttttaattttttttctcctgtcaaATTTGGGTCTTGACCCTGGCTGTTTGTTTGTGAAGCCCCTATGACTTTCCATACATAGCACCTTGTCTGACTTCTGAACAACTtgagaaattaaacaaaagagTAAAGATGGAGGCCCCAGATCTCTGTTAGTACTAGCTAGCTTGGAAGATATTGCTTAGTTGTGAGTTAACTCTGAGATCATCCTGGCTGCTAGATGGAGAAAGAAAGTTTATCACATCTTTTACCTTGTGGAATAAACTCACATCTTTACTATCCACCGGTTCAAAGCAGTTATTTTATTTGCCTGAGAGTACCCAGTTCTATGGTGTCCATTAACATAAAAGATGTAGGAAAAACAGTACTGTTAAATGACAAGTTATTAAGCTCTCAGGGTCTTCCCTTGCCCATGATTATTTACACTTATAGAGCTCCACTTGGCACCGGCTTTTCTTCTTACACATTTTGCTTGTTTAGGATGTTCAATAAGCCTTCTTAAAAGGGTGGAGCATGGATTTTGATTCCCAGAATCAAATTGTGGCTGAGATGCTTAGTAGATAGGTAACTCCAAGCAATTTACTTAATTTTGTCAAAGATAAACAACACTGGATACTGTTTAATGTGGTAAGGAGAGATTTTAATCAGTAATATACTACTGAAATAGGAAAGTGGGTCCAGCATGAACTGCACTCAAACTTGGATTTGTACAGAGGTGGCTGATAGttttaaagggagaatgagggggtagggagggggaATGGAGGGGCTTGAGTAGAGTCggggaaatgaaaaattataaagagtGGGTCAGTGTAAATGTCATTAGGCCAGCTGTGTGGGCTacacagagactgggagacagAGGCCCTATCTTTTCTGATGATTATATTTCAAAGGAATGGCTTTCAAATCCTTGAGAAAGACACTACTGAGTTGTAGGAAATAGATATATACCTCAATTGGACAGAGGAAGGACTCACACATTATAAACCCTTCTTAGTAAATGCTCTAACAAAAGGTAGTGAAGGGCTTATTATCAGTTGTTGGCTAAAACAAATAGTAAATTCTTTTTGGCAGCCTTGAGTGTGTTACAGAGGGCTAGGGTCATCTTAGGGATGCAGCTTTGAGCTATCAGAAACTATGTtagtgtttgctttttaaaaaatataattttaatgtgtatgtgtgggaGGGGGGATGAAATCAGTGTATTGAGTATGTAGATTTTATAGGCCAAGACTGAGGTCTAGTTCAGAGGAAGGCTCAGAAGAGCCTGGCTAGAGTTTGCTCAAGGAGAGACTCTTTGCCAATTCCCATCTAGAAAATGGGAGTATGCATTATTTTCCTCCctcataaaaggaaaatacttgtctcttcagatccttttcttcctgtcttgAATTCATTTGTGTGAGAATGTGATGCTTGGAGCTGCAGCAACTCTGTCTTGACACGACAAAGAAACAAACTAACAGGTGAATAGCTAACTCCCTAAGAATGGCATTATGGAAAATTAGACAGAGCCTTGATCCTTGATGACAGCCTTGAATCATAGGTCCAAATCTGGAACCAACTATTTCCAgtctccccttttctttctttccttatttttttttagagagagagagtgtgctcgagtggtgggggtgggcagagggagagggagagagagaatcttaagcaggctccatgctctgtgcagagcccaatgttgggctcagtctcatgaccttgatgtcatgacctgagctgaaattaagagtcagatgcttaactgactgagccacccagcgggCCCCTATCCCCCCTTTACTTTTCaataaacttaattttagaatatatttactaAAAAGTTGCAAATATAGTAGAGaattccctattattaacatcttactaTTATTTGTCACAAGTAAAAAAGCAACATGGAACAGTAGTATTCACTAAGCTCCGtgctttatttggattttactaGCTTTCCTCCTAATAGCTTTCTTCTATTCCAGGACGCCCTCCAGAATATCACATTACATATAactgtcatgtctccttagttttttttttctttttttggtttacGAGATTTGAGTTTGCTTGTTTTTCATGAACTTTGACAGATTTTGTCAAAGTACATGATCGGGTgtttttgggtttgtctgatatttttctcagtaAGAattggggttatgggttttggggaggaataCCCTAGAGGTGAAGTACCCTTCTTACATCTGGGGAGCACGCTACCAACATGATTTATCACCATTAATCCTCATCACCTGACCAAGGCAGTATCTGCCAGGTTTCTCGACTGCAGttaattttcttccctctccatACTGTACTCTTGGGAAGCAAGTCACTAAGCCTCGTGGGCAGTGGGTGGGCAGAAACTGAGCTCCATATCCAGGAAGGATTTGGAATTCTGTAAGGCTGGGACTGGGGTAGCTAGGCTCAAGCAAGTGGAGTGGGGCGAGGCCAGGCCCTGGCCAACcaagggaggggtggggcggggtgagGCGGAGGGAAAGGTTGCCAGGTAGGGCCAGAGGCGGGCCCCGGGGCGTGGCGAGGGTCGAAGGAccgagggaggaggaggggagctggCGGCTTTAGGGCCCGGACTGTGCCGGCTCCGCGCCCTAAGAGGCCCCTCCCCTCTTCTAGGGAGGCAAAGACTGCGCAGGCGTACGCTGCGGGACGCAGGTTCCCCGCCTGAGTGCCCTGACCCCAGCTGGGTGGGGCGGCCGCGGCGCTTCCGGGAAACTAGGCGCAGGCGCAGGCGCACGCGGGGAGGCGGCGGCCACGGCACGCCGAGTCCTCTGACGCGCGACTGAGGACTTGGGTCGGTTAAGACTGTAGGCGGGCGTGCGTGCGCGCGCTcggcctctcccactgctgcttgGGCCCGCTCCTTAACTGGCGTTCATTTGGGGCGCTCTTCTTTCTGGGTTTCCTCGCGCGCGGGGCCCGCCGCCGCGCCGAGGTGAGCCGGCAGGACTTGCAGGGTGACGGAAGCTGGGGAACGCGGGGTGCCTGGGTCCCGGCGCGGGTAGTGCTGGAGCTTTCCGTATGTTTTCACTTTCTGGTGTGAAAAGAACGGCTCAGCTCGCAGACGCCCACCAGGCCTGGCGTTACGCTGCGCGCTGCAgtaacccccccgcccccctcccccgtcaTCTGGATGGATGACCCCCTCCAGCGATGTCGCCCCAGAAGCTGTGGTTGAGGTGCACTGGGGGATGCGCAGGAGCCTGCGGCCGGAGTTGCTCCCTCCAGGTCCCGAGGCTCAGCCTCAAGTGCGAGTCCGAGGCCGGGGGGTTAGCCGTGCTGTCACCGGGCGTCCGGGTGCTGGCGGGGCTCTGGGCACCGGAGGGGACGAGCCGCGGTTGGCTCTGGGACCCGGCTCGCAGCCTTTGTGTAGATCAGGGAGCCTTCCACTGCTGCAGTGGGATGTTAATAGTGCCCGGACTTCTTGTTACTCATTTCTGTCCGGTATTTATTAGTAGTAGATTTTAAAACCAGTTGTATGGTTAAcatgcacatatatgcacatagtAATAGTCATGTTATGTCGTTTATGTGCTCATACATATATAAGTCACAGAATAGGAGGATACAAAAGTAATTGTAAAAGCCCCCTCCTCAGGCACGTTTTTGAATAGCCTTCCTTAAATTCTCTTGTTTTATGAACATACAGAATGTGTCAGAAGCAAATCCAAAAGGGATCATTAAATGTTCtgca of the Halichoerus grypus chromosome 1, mHalGry1.hap1.1, whole genome shotgun sequence genome contains:
- the LOC118543204 gene encoding carbonyl reductase [NADPH] 1 isoform X2, which codes for MSSATRVALVTGANKGIGFAIARDLCRQFSGDAVLTARDEARGRAAVQQLQAEGLSPRFHLLDINDLQSIRAVRDFLRKEYGGLDVLVNNAGIAFKTNDPTPFHIQAEVTMKTNFFGTRDVCTELLPLMKPQGRVVNVSSVVSLRALKKCSPELQQKFRSEAITEEELVGLMNKFVEDTKKGVHRKEGWPDTAYGVTKIGVTVLSRIHARNLSEQRRSDKILLNACCPGWVRTDMAGPKASKSPEEGAETPVYLALLPSDADRPHGEFVMEKKVEQW
- the LOC118543204 gene encoding carbonyl reductase [NADPH] 1 isoform X1, producing the protein MSSATRVALVTGANKGIGFAIARDLCRQFSGDAVLTARDEARGRAAVQQLQAEGLSPRFHLLDINDLQSIRAVRDFLRKEYGGLDVLVNNAGIAFKSRVVNVSSVVSLRALKKCSPELQQKFRSEAITEEELVGLMNKFVEDTKKGVHRKEGWPDTAYGVTKIGVTVLSRIHARNLSEQRRSDKILLNACCPGWVRTDMAGPKASKSPEEGAETPVYLALLPSDADRPHGEFVMEKKVEQW